The following nucleotide sequence is from Capra hircus breed San Clemente chromosome 4, ASM170441v1, whole genome shotgun sequence.
ATTTCTATAAGACAGTATGCTGTCATCAATTCTATCAGTTACCGTACTCTGTCCAACAGAAGGTAAGATGCTTTTAAGTGTGTCAAACAATTTAAGAACAATATGGGGGGAAATTGCCCACTTCCTTGAAAGATCCTGTTTGAAGGGGAGAATTTTACATAAACATATCTAGAAAACAGGACTAGGATTAAGATCAGTCTACAACAACATTCACGTTTACCTttgtgaccaatgcaaagaatttAGCAACTTTTGTACTTATAGGGAATATGGAATCTGGTCACACCCATTTCAAAGATTCATTCTTAATACAGATGAATAACCTTTATAATAAGAtgaccatataatttatcatccaagCTGGGGCACTTTAGAAAGTGAAAGGAGATGCTGTGAATAACTGTACCAGGGTAACAGACATTAATCAAAAACAGGGGGATGTATGGTAATATAAAttcacagtaaaaataaattagcaattaagatggtaaattttatggcttttcaaaaaaatatcttcactgttgcgtgagggctttctctggttgcagcaagtgggacCTACTCTCCAGTCTGGGGCACacgcttctcactgtggcggcttctcgtCGCAGAGCGCAGCCTcctggcacacgggctcagcagttgtgactcatgggcttagttggccCCACCACAcgcggaatcttcctgggccagggattgaacccgtgtcccctccactggcaggcagattcttaaccactgaaccaccagggaagtcctttacaCTTCTTTAACATAAtaagcacatatacacacaaataaattGGCCAGTCATCTTTTTCTATTAGGAAAATCTTAAAGTAAGGGTATGTGTGcctcttgctcagtcatgtccgactctctgcaaccccatggactgtagaccaccagactcctctgcctatggagttttccaggcaggaatactggagtgggttgcctctttctactctaggggatcttcctgactcacagactgaaccctcgtctcctatatctcctgcattggcaggcgaattctttaccatttcgccccttgggaagcccttaaagtAAGCGAGATTCACTTAATTTTTGGAATCTTGGAAAGTCAGTATCTGAATTCAATTTGTTGTTGCTCaggggctcagttgtgtccacctctgtggCCCCAaaggctgcagcacgccaggcctccctgtcctgtgccacctcctggagcttgctcaaactcatgtccactgagtctgtgatgccatcaaaccacctcgtcctctgtcatccccttctcctgccttctctctttcccagaatcaagataTTTCCCAAATtcaatagaactttttttttttagattgagaATTTATCAAGTACCACATGAAAATTAGGTCTCCTAACCTTCCAAGAAGATCCAccagcaaagcaggagaccctggttagatctctgggttgggaagaacccttggagaaaagaacgtctacccactccagtattcttgcctggagaattccatggacagaggagcctggcaaactatagtccatggggccacaaagagttggacatgactgaagtgactaacacaacacatGTAGCCTTCACCCATGAACTCTCGAAGGTTAATGCCATATAAGATAACTGTTGGTATTCCTATTCCAGTGAGCATATACATctacaataaattttttaaagggctGGGATCTCACTAAATTATCAGAAATGACATGGAAGAAATAAACACTTTCTTCTGATCTTTAACAAGTGACTTATGCTTAATTTTTAGAGCTGTGGCATAGAATacctggattttatttttcaacataCACTGTAAGAGAAATTTTAGTAGAGGGAATTAGCATTTAGAGGATTCCTAAAACAAGAGATAACAAATAATTTATGTTGTGATCCTAAAATCTAGTCCAGTCTATTTCCAGCACATTAAGTCATTTTCTTCCATGTTAGGCATGGAAGTTCCTACAGGGAATCTTAGCAACAGCAAAGAACCTTGATGAATCTTAACAACAGTACCACCAGGGGGTACTATAGACCAAAAGGGAACAAAGTTGTTCTCCCACTGATGGGGGAGCCAAGATCACAAACCACTCTTAAGACTTCccctgattcatgtcaatgtatggcaaaaaccaccacaacaatGTAACgtaattagactccaattaaaataaataattttttaaaaaaagacttcctATGGACAAACTGCAATCTTCACTCATTCGCTTCCCCAGCTACTGGCTTGTGTCTAATGGTATATTCTGGTTTTTCTGCCAATTTTTCCCCCCCTGAATGTCTGGCATACTTCCTGGTTACCAACCCTACCATTTCTACCTTCCCTATCTTCCTCCCATAtacctcccttctcttctcctgcAGACACCTGCCAGCCTTATACCTTTCTCTACACGTACCTTCTATTCTTTGTATAACTGACCTCTTCGAGCATGAAACCTGCTGTTTTAAATCAGTTATTCcccaaatgaaaacattttctataCAGCCTGTTTACAGTGATAGGATAGGAGTTATAATTTAAGGGACTACTTCATTAATCTCTGAAAGGTAAGTTAGTTCCATACAATCCAAATTAAAGGAAGAAAGACCTTCACAAGAAAAGTTAAATGAAGCCTAGGAACAAATGCCCACTAATTTCtcactcaatagtgtctgactctttgtgaccccatggactgtcgcccaccaggctcctctgtccattgggattctccaggtaagaatactggaaggggttgccattcccttctccaggggatcttcctaacccagggatcgaacccaggtctcttgcattgcaggcggattctttaccatctgagacaccagggaagcctcagtaaTGCCTATAAATCCATTTCTGCCCCAGTggtcaaagctgtgttttaattttttaatttattctataTTCCACATCCATGCATATCTCCTTTGTTACCTGTCACTTCCATGTATTTGCCCCAAACTACTGCTTTCcagggctatttcaaatcctctcATTTTTAAATCTCATTGATTATTTTGTAGCTTtagtaattcacataccataccaCATACAACTGACCCATTTAATGTATACAATGGCTTTTAGCATATTAAGAGTTGTGCAAACATCACcacagttttagaatattttcaccaccccaaaaagaaaccctgCATGTATCAGCAGTCACTCTTCACTCCACCCTCTTCCCCTCCAACTCAGTCCCAGGAGACAAACAACCTATTTCATGTCTATATAGATTTGCTTATCCTGGAGATTTTATACCAGTACAGTCCTACAATATGTGATCCTTGTGATTAAGTTCTTTCATGTAATAATGATATCGAAGCTCATCCACATTATAGCATGTtcactaattatttttaatgctgaataatatttaatTGTATGGACATACTACATATTTCATCTGTCCAATCACCcactgatgggcatttgggttgcttctacattttgtcttttatgaataatgctgctttgaaagcttgtgtacaagtttttgtttggacatatgttttcatttctcttaggtatTGTTATGAACTTAACTGTATTTCCCCCAAAAAACATATGTTGAAGGTAACCTCCAGCACCTCGGAATGTGATCTCACTTAGAAATGAGTTTTTATAGAGGTAATCATGTCAAAATGAGGTCACTGGGTTAGGCTCCAGTGCAGTATTTTGGGTGTCCTTATAAATAGGAAAATTTGGACAAGatgcagagacacacagggagaacCCCCAGTGAAGACGGAGGGCTGCACTGATGCTTCCACGAGCCAGGAACGTGAGGGATGTCTGGCAAACACCAGAAACCACAAGAGGCAAGCCGAGATTCGCTCCTGCAGCCACTAGGGGGAGCAGGGCCCTGCCGATACCCTCGTTTAGGACTTCAGCTCCCAGGACTGTGAGACAGTTATGTTTTTCTAAGCCACCCAGTTAGGGGTCCTGTGTTACAGTCACCCTAGGACTGTATCTAGGGGTAGAACTGTTGGATCATTGTTTCACCATAAAGGAACTGCCAGATTGTTTTCTCAAAAAGCTGTATCATTTGGTTGTTTTCAATAAATTATTAGCGATTTCAAAACCTCCCTCAAATACAGACAGTCAGCTCTTCTATGTGTTACCTTGCCCTTGATGAGTAATTCTCTCTCCAACCCCACCAAGATGGCAGTCCTCCTAACCACAATTTATTAAGCCTtcctatatttttcaaaaaagaataataacaaaTGGTTAAATTACCAATGCACTAATAGAAGGGGGTATTAGAGTAAGCTACAGTCGGGGCTGTAGAACAATCTAAGCACTCTAAACGTGAAGATAGGCAAAGAGTAAATAGTACCAGACAGCAGGAAATTGTCTTTAAAAGGAGGATTTCCGAgatggggaagagaagaggatccGTAAGGAGATGATGGCAGTTTCTCGAAGGAAGGGAATCTGGCCACAGCAAGATCTAAATTCCATCTATGGAAAAAAGGAATCAGTCTGGGGAGAAGAGAATACATCTTCTGGCAGAAACTTTGAAATTCTGAATTTCGGTTTGTTATTCTCCTGAAAGGAGCCTCAACAATAAAGTACTATAATAAACCCAGTAATGATGAAGTTATATATACAGATTTAATCAAATATCTGACTATTCTGAACAAGGAAGAGTAAAACTCTTTATACAGTTGAGTAaataagatacacacacatacccacacataaACAGATCAAGCACCATGCCTGGCCAATAAAGTTTTTAACAGCTAATAAAGTCTATAGATTTCAGATCTCTGCACAAGGAATGGATGTCAGGTATACAAGTAATGACTTGGCTCTTGGCCATGTTATAAAaattagagggggaaaaaaacacatgcTAAAAGGTTTACATTAAAATCTCATAAAGATCATTTTGTTAACAATAACCTATCTTCATTTATTTCATGTGCAATGTCAACCTTTTCATTTTCACAGCCTCGTatagaaaagcaaagcagaatgaAAAGAGAATGTTGGAGAAATGCATTCTAATGCCAGTGAGCTAACTGCTGACAGTGACAAGAGACAGGAAAACACCAGAGCCCATCACACAAAAGGCACAACCATCCAGGATTATTTGGGAAACAAgcgcatcaaggctgtatgttgtcaccctgcttatttaacttatatgcagagcacatcatgcaaaaaatgctgggctgcatgaggcacaagctggaatcaagaatgcagggagaaatattaataacctcagatatgcagaggacaccacccttatggcagaaagcgaagaggaacgaaagagcctcttgacgatggtgaaagaagagagtgaaaaagctggcttaaagctcaacattcaaacaactaagatcatggcatcgggtcccatcacttcatggcaaatacatggggaaacaatggaaacagtgacagactttattttcttgggctccaaaatcactgcagatggtgactacagtcatgaaattaaaagacgcttgctccttggaagaaaagctatgacaaacctagacagtgtattaaaaagcagagacattgacgacaaaggttcatatagtcaaagctatggtttgttcagcagtcatgtatggatgtgagagttggaccatacagaaggctgagcaccaaagaattgatgcttttgaactgtggtgttgaagaagactcttgagagtcccttggactgcaaggagatccaaccagcccatcctaaaggagatcctgaatattcgttggaaggactgatgctgaagctccaattctttgtccacctgatgtgaagagctaactcattagaaaagaccctgatgctggcaaagattgaaggcaggaggagaaggggacaacaaagaagaagatggttggatggcatcaccaactcgatggacatgagcttgagcaagctccagaagatggcgaaagacagggaagcctggagcgctgcagtccatggggtcacaaagagttggaccccacTGAACAACAACCGGGATTATTGAGtgaagggagaaaggagagagaaaacccCTGAAGATGTCACAGTGCAATCACGGTGCCCCAAACTGGTGAGCTTGAGTCCTCTGAAGAGTTCATGTTACTTAAGAGATAGGTAACAACAGTATTTTCTGGAACACAACATCAAGGAATTAAAATTAAAGCTACTGATTATCTCTAATAAgccatcattttcttttccttctcctgaaCTTTCTCCCAGTCGATGACTAAATCTGGTCTGGAAAGAGAAGACTGGAACAAAACAATTATCCAGGAAACCTACGTCTGAAAATACAGCAATGGTTGTTTCAAGCTGGAAGAACATAAAATCTATATAATTTTACTTATCGTGAAACACTaaaccaacaacaaaagaaatgtaCCCTGCATACCATTTCTACAGAAacctcttccctccccagcctcctctcaCCTGGTTACAACAAAAGACACATAATCTTTTAAATCAGTGCTTCTCAAGCACTTGGAGAAGCCTAAGCAGCAGTATCAGCATCACCTGAAAGTTCTTTGGAAAAGCAAATTATGGAGCCACACCTCGGGCCTACAGGCTCCAAGAGTGGGGCCAGAAACCAGGGGTGGTCCCAGTGCTCCCTCCCTTCAGGTGATTCTGAGGCTTGCTGAAGTTAGAGCAAATAATACAAACGTAAAAGACCCAGGATTTCTGATAGAACAAAACAATCCTTAAACGACTGAAGCAACAAAAGGTGACAGGGAAGGAAAGTCTATAATGTAAACTGTGCATTATTAGTTTAGAAACCATGTTCTTTCTGGACTAAGACCTGGTTAGCAATAGCATGAAGATGGTACCTTCCAGATATTTCAGGAGTGCCCGGCAGCTATTTCCATGAGCAGATATCAGAATGGTTTTACCACGTAACACTTCAGGAGCAATCCTCTCATTCCAATAGGGAAGGAGTCTCTCCAGAACATCCTTTAAGCTCTCGGATCGTGGCAGCTGATCCAAAGGCACATCACACACTTTATACTTCCGGTCATTGTAGATTTCGTGGTAGTAAGGATGGGACTCCTCGATGGGAGGAGGGGTCACGTTGTAGCTCCTTCTCCACAGCCTCACTTGCTCCTCGCCGTGATTCAACGCCATCTGCTCCCTGTTGAGACTGATCAAGGCTCCGTAGTGACGCTCATTGAGACGCCAGGAGCTCTCCACGGGAACCCACTCCTGCCCCAGCTCTTCCAGGATCAGCCAGGCTGTGTGGATGGACCGCTTCAGGATGGATGTGAACACGAGATCAAACTCAAAGTTTAGTGCTTTGAGTTGCTTCCCACAGTTCCGCGCTTCCTCCAGTCCGTCACTGTTGAGTTTCTGATCCACCCAGCTACAAAAACGGTTCTCTTTATTCCAGGCACCCTCTCCATGTCTTAACATAATCAGTTTGTACTTGGACATATTGATGGCTGAGCTTCCCTAGGGCTTTCCAAAGGGCCAGTGTTCAGTGACAACAATACATCTAGATGGAGAAGAAACAAGAAGTATAAAAGTCATATGTTTCATTCAAATGACTACCTTGGAGTGGAAGCACAACTTTCCAACAGCCAGTTTCTAAAATACACTGGAATGATTCCTGAAACCGTTTTGATATCAGGCATCCAGCAACTCATACACACTACGGCACATACGGGCAGAGTCTACGGATAATTACAGAGAACCTAGTTAGCCGACTTAAATTTTCTGATGGTTAGATAGTATATGTTAATTGGATGACGTGAAACAACAGAACACTTCATTCTAATGGCATGCTACATTTCCATCAGATAGAAAGGCAGTTCCTGCTTACAGAAGAGAGGGTTTAATAGGATGAGTTGTACGTGTCTAAAATGATGACTTGTAGCTGGGAACTCCCAGATTTGAGAAGCTGACTCAAGATTGAAGGAACACCCTTCTCATTCTGTTTTCCCTTTggtgaagaaataaatatttacagtctCATCTTATTATAGAAGTTATTAAACATGCTAATCCAATAAACCAGCACATTCACCTGGTATGTAAATCACCAAGTGGAGAAAACTGGCTCTTTAATGCCATAGtctacaccacacacacagacaagaaAATCTAAGTTTCAACATTGAAACAATACTAAGATGATTTCAATCAACCTTAGCATCCAATATGGTAGTCACGTAAAGAATCTCTCACCTGACTCAAGACGacagtttttataaataaaataaatctggaTACAAAACAAGCTATCAAATCAAGCAGCTGAGAGATGCTGCCTGTAGAAACAGATTACCAGGAGCAGGTCTGTAGGAGTGAGAGGAAGCACACAGATAAGGAGGCCACATCTCCTCTCAACCCTCTGTCCTATACATGCCAGCCACATCGCAGAGGAAGACTCTAGTAAGGTGGGGCAGGCAACCCTGGAGTGTTTCTGAACCCCCTAACTGAAGCTGCTAGCCCAGAAATCTGGGCCCACTCTGTCCCCTGGAGAAAATCTGCAGCCTGGCTGCACCAGCCTGCCTCACTGGCCTTTCAACGGACACTTCCACACTGACAAATGCGACTTGGTTTTTGTGCCCAGCACCTTCCATACCAGGGGGTACAGATTATACAAACATCAGGGCCTGGTCTTCTGCCATTCTTGACAACTTCCATGAACTGGAGATACTCTGTCCCACTTAAACTGTGATTCGCCCACAGTTATATAATAATCAGTGACGAAGTTAACTGGACTCTGgatctcatttcttcctttccttagtTAATTCCGAGAGATTCTGAAGTGGAGGGAAAGTCTTTATAACAAAGCTTCCAATTTCAGAGGGCCAAGAGCAGACCTGAGGGAGGAAGCAGATGGAGATGACCTGCAAGTGGTTGAAAGGCGACAGCAATTAGGTTTACAACCTTCCCTTCTCATCGGACATCAGTGAAGTCTGACCTTTATTCAGTGCATGTGCAACAGGGAAGCATCAGGTTACTGGAAGAGCCTGGGCTCAGGACGCAGGTGAAGGTACCTTGCAGAGCTGAGACTTTCCAGAGGGAGAACGATGCCTCTCCCCTCAACCCAGATGGGCACCGAGGGGCAGAAAACTGAAATTGGGAGGCAAGGCAGCTAGGCAGTGTTTGGCTAGGTGATTACTGGTACCTGGAAGTGGAGTATTCATGAAACGAATGAAGCTCAAGCTTTAGGGCCCCTCACTTGAACAAACTACTTTTAAGGCTCTGGGAAAGACCAATTAACGAATTCACATGGAtgagaatgtgtatgtgtgtttaatcAGCAAAAGAAAGACActtgggtattgtttttttgaAGAGCCCACCCCAATCCACTAAGTGCTAGAAGCTTCAGACCCATCAAAAACTGGATTCATGCCCATGCAACACTTTATTTACTGCTctgtttttggtggtggtggtggagggggatggagaaaagagaagctgtCAACGGTTCTCTACCTCAGCCTTTACTGTGTCTTGTCAAGCAAGAAGCTCCTTATAGCAAAGAAGTTATTTTTCAATTCAAATGAAGAAGGTATGATGTACAAATATTGTAGGCAGATGCACCTCATCATCTTTTGATGATGAACTATCCTGAGGGGGAAAAAGGTGTAGCAACAACATCACAAACACTCAGGCACCTATCATGAAGCTTTACAGTATTTTAATCAGCTCTATTTGTTTACTTTAAGAAATAAgacaatttctgtttcttccctctCAAAATACATACACTGGAGCAGAGAAATAGTGCTACAGCCACTACAAATACACCAGCCTCTTATTATGGTGCACAGAGGGCAAACGCAGGATAAGATACTGAACTGGGGCATCTACTTCAGGTCAACAaaaccccttccctctctcctccttgctATCAACTGACCTTTGCCATTTAATTAATGGCTGAATATTTACAAAGGAGCTGTTGAGGTTTCCAGCTTGCAATCTCTATGATTCAGTCTCTGTGGGAGCTGGTATGTCAAGTGTTTACCAACAAATACAACACTGCTGTCAGTTTCATCTAAAGTTTCAGGCAGGGGCTGCAGATCTGTGTGGGGCTGCAGGGGTCGTGGGAACACTGCTGAACTGCAGAGAACATATGCGCTTCTCTGATGGATGCAACTCATGCACACTGACACATGgatggaaagtgaagtgaagtcgctcagtcgtgtccgactctttgcaaccctgtggactgtagcccaccaggctcctcagtccataggattctccaggcaagaatactggagtgggttgccatttccttctccaggggatcttcccgactcagggattgaacccaggtctcccgcactgtgggcagacgctttaacctctgaaccaccagggaagccctagcatcTGTATAATTTAGTCTCACTGAGCTAAGGGTACCATTCTAGAACTTTTCTGGAGAACAAAGAAAAGCTGAGAGCTGCTGGAAACAGAAGACTGGAGAGAATGCAAGACTCAGACCAGAAAGAACTTGCGGATTCTGTTTTGAagagtatataattttttttttgtaacatgaTCATTTCAGCTTAAAAGTTCATAGGAAAAATGAAAGGAGTAGCTACTACTTAGCTCCAGCCCATTTCTCTGTGAGACTGAGGAACTGAGGTCCTCAATTTTCCAATTTTCAAAAGAACTAGAAATGTAATTTCATGTGATATCCAATACAAATACTAGCAACTaacaagaatacattttaaaaaacatgagcTAAATAAGACCTGTCTGAGAGTAGCTTGAGTCTGCTAGTGTATGACCTGTGACTTAAAGGGGAAGTTCCTCCAGATCACAGGTGAATGGGaacccccaccccaactcctggagctggtcaGAGCCCAGGCCTCCAGGCTCTAATCCGGGCCCTTTCTCTGTGGTTGTCCAGTGCACTTTTTCAAAGGACAGACCTGCTAATCCCCACatgtgccaggcttccttgtccctgaCCCTCCCTTCACCAAACCTCTGCCAGTGCCTTGCAGAGTCCCAGCTCTGTAATCAAACTCCTACTCAACTTTGGACTCTTCTGGAATGTTTCCTCCAGCTCTCAACATTGACCAAGCTGAAAATGAACTGAGCACAAAACTATTCCCAGGTGTCTGCTTTTCCCTTTAGCAGGGGTTTTGTGCCTCATATCCTGGGGTGGAGGCAGCTGATGGTCAGGGTCCTGCTCCCTCCCTCTTGACGGTACCGCCTGACCAAATGCCTCTACCCCCACATCTTCTGGGCAGGAGCAGGGAGCTTTGATTCTGAGAATCGTGCAATATTCAGCCGTAGTTATCTAACCCTCATGTATTAGCTACAAACTTCCTGAAAATTGAGTACCCTGTTTAAAACCCTCAAATTACTTCCTGTTGATCTTAGGACAAAACTCAAAATCCTTAAAGTGACCAGTAAggctttggttttatttccttaaCATACCATGTTCTTTCTGGCCTCAGGAACTCTGCATACTCTGTAGTCTACACAGAACCCTTACCCATCATCACCTCCCCTCCACTGCCACTTCAATCCCACTCTGCTTTTTGGACCCACCAGACATCAGCTGTGTCCAATCAAAATGTAATTCGAGTCACATATAATCGGCTTTTTAAAATTGGtaattttaaactttctaaaagtCATATTAAGCAGAAAAAAGTAGGTGaaattttaataattcattttatttaacccTTTAGTTTCAAAGGATTATCATTCTAACATATGatctatataaaataattagagGTGTTTTTTCCTAGTAAGTCTTTGAAACCTGATCTGCATTTTATACTTAAAGCACAACTCACTTTGAACTAGCCAAGTTTCAAGGGCTCCATAGCCAGTGGTTACTATATTGAATGGTGTGACTATAGAGCTTACTTTAAATGTTATTTCCTCTAGGCTGGtggtttctcaaactttaatgtgcattGGAATCACCAAGAGAACTGTTTCAGATTACTGGGCCCCATTTCCACAGCCTGAATGAGTAGGTCTGGGGTGCGTATAACAAgattccaggtgatgctgatgctgctggtttgAGGATGATGCCTTCAGACTTCTGTGTATGCCCTTCTTTCTCACCTATTGAAAGTGGTGAAGTGCCTTCCCACAGCCCCCTGCTTTATGACACTGGGCGCAGTTGCAATGGGTCACTGTGACGGATCACTTGTTCCTGGTCCGTGTGCCCTGTAACCTGCATTAGAGCTGATGACTCACTGCCTATCTCTGGAACCCAACATGACTCTTGACACACACTAGGTACTTAGTAGGTGTGTTGACCGAAATCAAAGACAAGCAAAAATGATTAGACTGTGCTAATAAGGCTAAGCGTGgtgcaatgagtattcagagtcatgtccaattctttgcgaccccatggactgttggctgccaggctcctctgcccatgtacTTTTcctggtaagaatattggagggggttgccatttcctagtccaggggatcttcccagcccagggactgaacccacatctctgacatctcctgcactggcaggcagattctttatcactatgcCAGCTGGGAAGTCCAGTAGTTTTTGTGGTGACTGCCAAAGCATAGGACAGCTGGGGACAtctctggcaatccagtggttaagactccactcttcTACCGCAGGCAGTGTGGGTCCCATCTCTGgttggaactaagatctcacatgtcacaCGGTATggccagaaaaacaaatcaacagTCAGTTGGCAGGTCCAAAAcgttaagtaagtaaagtcgctcagtcgcgtccaactctttgcaaccccatggactgtagcctaccaggttcctctgtccatgggattttccaggcaagatttaACTCAAGAATTCCAATGTATTTGATGGCAAGGGCAGAGCCAAGAACAATCATCCATCATATTTTTGTATCTGTTACAGTTTAGTATGTTCTTAAATGGCCTTAACAATATGCACAGAGAAAACAGACTGATTTGTTGAAAAACACAGAAGCactagatgaaactggagctgtcATCCAGGCCCCGTGCCTCTGACACCCATGCTCTTTCTACCTCATCATGGAAGACTTGCCAGTCTGGGTGTGAGCATCTAAGCTCACTTGGCTTCACTTCACAGGAGCATCTCCAGTCACAGCttgtctttccaacccaggcagaCATTTCATGAGATGCTCACAAACAAGGTGAGTATAAAGGAGGGCTCGGCGTGTGACTGCTCGTGAGAACCTCAAGGCACAATGTCGAATCAGGCAACAGACACCCCCAACTTAGAAAGAGGGGCCATGCTAAGAACTAAAAACTATTCTTTTTAAAGGTCCTCATTTATCCTCTCAGCAAGGGTTATTGGCACTTGAATTAAGCACTGATTTTAGTCAATGATTTACTTCATACCCCCAAGGGGCCACACAGGTCACTGAGTGACCACACTTCAGGGTGCcgtcctttttaaaatatgatgtggctcaaagaaaaaaaaatactaagcaAACATATCTTTTACATGACTCTGCATCTCCTCTTCCCGCCCCTTCCTCTTGGCTGTTATTCCCTTCCTTCTGgccattattttttttagttgtcTGACACCTACCTTGTACCTTGCCCACTCTACTGAAACAGTGTCTCAAAAGACTGCTGATTAGTCACTTCTTAGTAAGTGGAGACCATCTTCACTCAGAACTCCCACTGCTTTGACCCCTCTGAAGCTAAGCACTTCcatcaagga
It contains:
- the BPGM gene encoding bisphosphoglycerate mutase, with amino-acid sequence MSKYKLIMLRHGEGAWNKENRFCSWVDQKLNSDGLEEARNCGKQLKALNFEFDLVFTSILKRSIHTAWLILEELGQEWVPVESSWRLNERHYGALISLNREQMALNHGEEQVRLWRRSYNVTPPPIEESHPYYHEIYNDRKYKVCDVPLDQLPRSESLKDVLERLLPYWNERIAPEVLRGKTILISAHGNSCRALLKYLEGISDEEIINITLPTGVPILLELDENLHTVGPHQFLGDQEAIQAAIKKVDDQGKVKRADK